A single genomic interval of Arthrobacter methylotrophus harbors:
- a CDS encoding alpha-E domain-containing protein, whose product MLSRIAESLFWIGRYVERADGTARILDVHLERLNHLPLEEQRSVARELLAVMGARPQSEEFGLPELLHALAYDKTSATSIAGSLSAARENARRARETVSSSLWESLNTTYYGLNQHRKDVVGTYRFCNWVLERTAMVRGLADTTVSHDESWLFLVLGRSLERADMTARMLSTRDVLSAGMSWVNMLRCAGAYESFLRTRRAAFGDQHAAEFLLLDRLFPRSIVFALRDADECLAKLDPSAQRVGFINDARRIVGQARTFLEFHRTDDLMSELPEHMDRVQKAVTQASDAISRKYFNQADELAWVGEVS is encoded by the coding sequence ATGCTGAGCCGTATTGCTGAATCCCTTTTCTGGATCGGCCGCTATGTTGAGCGGGCCGACGGGACGGCCAGGATCCTGGACGTCCATCTCGAACGCCTGAACCACCTTCCGCTCGAGGAGCAGCGGAGTGTGGCCAGGGAACTCCTCGCCGTCATGGGCGCCCGTCCCCAGAGCGAAGAATTCGGCCTGCCCGAGCTGCTCCATGCTCTCGCTTACGACAAGACGAGTGCAACGTCCATTGCCGGTTCGCTGAGCGCTGCGCGGGAGAATGCGCGTCGGGCACGCGAGACGGTGTCCTCTTCGCTGTGGGAAAGCCTCAACACCACGTACTACGGGCTGAACCAGCACCGTAAGGATGTGGTGGGAACGTACCGTTTCTGCAACTGGGTGCTGGAACGCACCGCCATGGTCAGGGGCCTCGCGGACACCACGGTGAGCCACGACGAAAGCTGGCTCTTCCTGGTCCTCGGCCGCTCGCTCGAACGCGCCGACATGACTGCGCGCATGCTGTCCACCCGGGATGTCCTGTCCGCCGGGATGTCCTGGGTGAACATGCTGCGCTGTGCTGGCGCTTACGAGTCCTTCCTGCGGACCCGCCGGGCGGCCTTCGGAGACCAACACGCCGCCGAATTCCTTTTGCTGGACCGCTTGTTCCCACGCTCCATCGTTTTTGCCTTGCGCGACGCCGATGAGTGCCTCGCCAAGCTGGATCCCTCCGCCCAGCGGGTGGGCTTCATTAATGACGCCCGTCGGATCGTCGGCCAGGCCCGCACTTTCCTTGAGTTCCACCGCACGGACGACCTCATGTCCGAGCTGCCCGAGCATATGGACCGGGTGCAGAAAGCGGTCACTCAGGCCTCCGACGCGATTTCACGTAAGTACTTCAATCAGGCGGATGAACTGGCCTGGGTGGGAGAAGTTTCATGA
- a CDS encoding transglutaminase family protein codes for MTRLSIVHKTAYKYNRRVTLSYNEARMTPLTDPQQVVLESSLKITPSQAAVSTYRDYWGTRVTGFDMQMPHERLEVVATTTVEVHRVERVALDEEIVSWDVLASDEIRDQFSDWLPQSQLSGPGEEVLGIIPTVVVGKNPHETAMAIFEWMHGEMSYVKGTTGVTTNAEEAWNQRQGVCQDLAHLAIGSLRSCGIPARYVSGYIHPRPAAEIGETVAGQSHAWLEWWDGEWRSWDPTNHKPAGDLHVTVARGRDYRDVPPLKGILSGGGGSGLSVTVEITRLT; via the coding sequence ATGACCCGGCTGAGCATCGTCCACAAGACGGCCTACAAATACAACCGCCGAGTGACCTTGTCGTACAACGAGGCACGCATGACGCCTTTGACTGATCCGCAGCAAGTGGTGCTTGAATCCTCCTTGAAGATTACGCCGTCGCAAGCTGCAGTGAGCACCTACCGCGACTATTGGGGCACCCGGGTGACCGGCTTCGACATGCAGATGCCGCACGAGCGCCTCGAAGTCGTGGCCACCACCACCGTCGAGGTCCACCGGGTGGAACGGGTGGCCTTGGACGAAGAGATCGTTAGCTGGGATGTGCTGGCTTCGGACGAGATCCGGGACCAGTTCAGTGACTGGCTGCCGCAATCGCAGCTCAGCGGGCCCGGCGAGGAAGTCCTTGGCATCATTCCCACAGTCGTCGTCGGCAAGAACCCGCATGAGACAGCCATGGCGATCTTCGAATGGATGCACGGCGAAATGAGTTACGTGAAGGGCACCACGGGCGTGACCACCAACGCCGAGGAGGCTTGGAACCAGCGTCAAGGAGTCTGCCAGGACCTGGCGCATCTGGCCATCGGCTCGCTTCGCAGCTGCGGCATTCCTGCACGGTACGTGTCCGGTTATATCCATCCGCGTCCGGCGGCGGAGATCGGCGAGACGGTCGCTGGCCAGTCCCATGCTTGGCTGGAATGGTGGGACGGAGAATGGCGTAGCTGGGACCCCACCAACCACAAGCCCGCGGGCGATCTCCACGTCACCGTGGCCCGCGGTCGGGACTACCGGGATGTTCCTCCCTTGAAGGGCATCCTGTCCGGAGGCGGCGGCTCGGGCCTTTCGGTGACGGTCGAGATCACCCGACTGACCTAA
- a CDS encoding SDR family oxidoreductase, producing the protein MSPADLTPEEIQACLKVLNTIHAYDEEHPDYVAVRRATGKMFKAVKRHRRVTKRDEIAEADRAVLSLTATAAPDRIDDETRGNKLATSATGEIAGHLIRSRPCYICKQHYTQVDAFYHQLCPECAAFSHSKRDARTDLSGRRALLTGGRAKIGMYIALRLLRDGAHTTITTRFPKDAARRFAAMEDSADWLHRLRIVGIDLRDPSQVMALTDALNEAGPVDIIINNAAQTVRRSGNAYKPLVDAEDEPLPEALQASNGGPELVTFGHAHDKHPLAITQSVTEHPVLAGDAITSLALSTGSASLDRIAMGTAIDAGGLVPDLATINSWTQVVDEVDPLELLEVQLCNVTAPFLLVSRLRGAMKRSTAHRKYIVNVSAMEGQFSRAYKGPGHPHTNMAKAALNMMTRTSAQEMLDTDRILMTAVDTGWITDERPHYTKVRLMEEGFHAPLDLVDGAARVYDPIVMGENGEDQYGVFLKDYKPSPW; encoded by the coding sequence ATGAGCCCCGCCGATTTGACGCCTGAAGAGATCCAGGCCTGCCTCAAGGTCTTGAACACGATCCACGCCTACGACGAGGAGCACCCTGACTACGTCGCCGTCCGCCGTGCCACGGGAAAGATGTTCAAGGCTGTCAAGCGCCATCGCCGGGTCACCAAACGGGACGAGATCGCCGAAGCGGACCGCGCTGTCCTCTCGCTGACCGCCACCGCGGCGCCAGACAGGATCGACGACGAGACCCGCGGCAACAAGCTAGCTACGTCGGCCACAGGCGAGATCGCCGGCCACCTCATCCGCTCCAGGCCCTGCTACATCTGCAAGCAGCATTACACGCAGGTAGACGCCTTCTACCATCAGTTGTGTCCGGAATGCGCGGCGTTCAGCCATAGTAAGCGTGATGCCCGCACGGACCTCAGCGGACGACGCGCCCTGCTCACGGGCGGACGAGCCAAGATCGGCATGTACATCGCCCTCCGACTTCTCCGCGACGGCGCACACACCACTATCACAACGCGTTTCCCCAAGGACGCCGCACGCCGCTTTGCCGCCATGGAGGACAGCGCGGACTGGCTGCACCGGCTCAGGATTGTGGGCATCGACCTCCGCGACCCGTCACAGGTCATGGCCCTTACCGACGCCCTCAACGAAGCCGGCCCCGTCGACATCATCATCAACAACGCCGCGCAAACGGTCCGGCGCTCCGGGAATGCGTACAAGCCCCTCGTCGATGCCGAGGACGAACCGCTTCCGGAGGCACTGCAGGCATCCAATGGCGGCCCGGAGCTGGTCACGTTCGGCCACGCGCACGACAAACATCCCCTCGCGATCACCCAGAGCGTCACCGAACATCCTGTGCTCGCCGGGGACGCGATTACCTCACTCGCGTTGTCCACCGGGTCGGCGTCATTGGATCGAATCGCCATGGGGACCGCGATCGACGCCGGTGGCTTGGTTCCTGACCTCGCGACCATCAACAGCTGGACGCAAGTAGTAGACGAGGTCGATCCCTTGGAATTGCTTGAGGTTCAACTCTGCAATGTCACGGCACCTTTCCTCTTGGTCAGCCGTCTCCGCGGGGCGATGAAGCGCTCCACGGCGCATCGGAAGTACATCGTGAACGTCTCGGCCATGGAAGGGCAGTTCTCCCGCGCTTACAAGGGCCCCGGGCACCCGCATACCAACATGGCGAAGGCTGCGTTGAACATGATGACGCGAACCAGCGCGCAAGAGATGCTGGACACTGACCGGATCCTGATGACCGCCGTCGACACCGGCTGGATCACCGACGAACGCCCGCATTACACCAAAGTCCGGCTCATGGAGGAAGGCTTCCACGCACCGCTCGACTTGGTGGATGGCGCGGCCCGCGTCTACGACCCCATAGTAATGGGCGAAAACGGTGAAGATCAGTACGGTGTCTTCCTGAAGGACTACAAGCCCTCCCCCTGGTAA
- the glgC gene encoding glucose-1-phosphate adenylyltransferase — protein MALKKVLSIVLAGGEGNRLMPLTADRAKPAVPFAGGYRLIDFALSNLVNSGYLQIVVLTQYKSHSLDRHISETWRMSTQLGRYVASVPAQQRVGKSWFLGSANAIYQSLNLIHDADPDIVVVVGADHVYRMDFQQMVQQHVASGAKATVAAVRQPLNMANQFGVIEVDKNDPQKISAFVEKPAETEGLAADPTQFLASMGNYVFDADALVEALRIDAERLDTKHDMGGDIIPYFVSQGEAGVYDFTLNDIPGSTERDRTYWRDVGTIDSFYDAHMDLISPVPVFNLYNSEWPIYTRQSISPPAKFVRGDNNTVGTALDSIVASGSVISGGIVEGSVLSNDVYVGTASRIQDSVLMDKVRVGGGAVVKRAIIDKNVKIPAGATIGLDADLDRARGFKVTESGITVLAKDQVVPEPDASELALAAEYRRSVPEAIKAATEKFPDIRDSAEQVTKIQASSVEV, from the coding sequence ATGGCGTTGAAGAAAGTATTGTCAATTGTGTTGGCTGGCGGCGAGGGAAACCGCCTCATGCCATTGACGGCAGACAGGGCGAAACCTGCGGTGCCATTTGCGGGAGGCTATCGACTGATCGATTTCGCTCTCTCTAATCTGGTCAATTCCGGGTACCTGCAGATCGTCGTATTGACCCAGTACAAGTCGCACAGTCTTGACCGCCACATTTCCGAGACCTGGCGAATGTCCACCCAGCTGGGCAGATACGTCGCTTCCGTTCCCGCGCAGCAGCGCGTTGGCAAGAGCTGGTTCCTAGGTAGCGCTAACGCAATCTATCAGTCCCTGAACCTGATTCACGACGCCGATCCCGACATCGTGGTGGTAGTCGGAGCCGACCACGTCTACCGCATGGACTTCCAGCAGATGGTCCAGCAGCACGTAGCCAGCGGGGCCAAGGCCACGGTCGCAGCAGTCCGCCAGCCCCTCAACATGGCCAACCAGTTCGGTGTGATCGAGGTAGACAAGAACGATCCCCAGAAGATCTCGGCATTCGTAGAAAAGCCCGCTGAAACGGAAGGCCTTGCAGCCGACCCCACCCAGTTCCTTGCCTCCATGGGCAACTACGTTTTTGATGCCGACGCCCTGGTGGAAGCCCTTCGCATCGATGCGGAGCGTCTGGATACCAAACACGACATGGGCGGAGACATCATCCCCTACTTCGTGTCCCAAGGAGAGGCCGGCGTCTACGACTTCACCCTCAACGACATTCCCGGATCCACCGAACGGGACCGCACCTACTGGCGCGATGTAGGTACCATCGATTCGTTCTATGACGCACACATGGACTTGATTTCGCCCGTCCCCGTCTTCAACCTGTACAACTCGGAATGGCCCATCTACACACGGCAGAGCATTTCACCGCCCGCCAAATTCGTCCGCGGCGACAACAACACGGTCGGCACGGCCTTGGATTCCATCGTGGCCAGCGGCTCGGTGATCTCCGGAGGAATCGTTGAAGGGTCCGTCCTCTCCAACGACGTCTACGTGGGAACGGCCAGCAGGATCCAGGACTCGGTGCTGATGGACAAGGTACGCGTCGGTGGCGGCGCCGTGGTAAAGCGCGCCATCATCGACAAGAACGTGAAGATCCCAGCCGGGGCAACCATCGGTTTGGACGCTGATCTCGACCGTGCACGCGGCTTCAAGGTCACCGAATCCGGAATCACGGTACTCGCCAAGGACCAGGTGGTACCGGAGCCGGACGCTTCAGAGCTTGCCTTGGCGGCCGAATACCGGCGCTCCGTACCGGAAGCAATCAAAGCTGCCACGGAGAAATTCCCCGACATCCGGGATTCCGCAGAGCAGGTCACCAAGATCCAGGCTTCCTCGGTTGAGGTCTAG
- the glgA gene encoding glycogen synthase produces the protein MRVDIVTKEFPPEIYGGAGVHVAELSRVLAKHVDLQVRAFGAPRDAEFHGATVTSYSTPEDLSEANAALQTLGVDLRIVPDIAGADLVHSHTWYANMAGHLASLLHGIPHVLSAHSLEPLRPWKAEQLGGGYALSSWVEKTAYEAAAAIIAVSEGMRQDILRSYPNVDPAKVRVVHNGIDVDMWQPDNGEDAIRALGMDPDKPSVVFVGRNTRQKGVPYLLKAAASLPEDVQLVLCLGAADTPELAAETARLIEELQGKREGVLLIERMLPRHELIQVLSHATAFACPSIYEPLGIVNLEAMACGAAVVASATGGIPEVVQPGETGLLVELEQVTDGTGTPLDPEKFVAHFAAALNEVVSDPARAKVMGAAGRVRAEQHFSWESITETTLEVYRSVLAP, from the coding sequence GTGCGCGTAGACATTGTGACTAAAGAGTTTCCACCCGAAATCTATGGCGGGGCCGGTGTGCATGTTGCCGAGCTCAGCCGCGTCTTGGCGAAGCACGTGGATCTGCAGGTGCGCGCCTTTGGGGCGCCCCGTGATGCGGAATTCCATGGAGCAACGGTGACGTCGTATTCCACACCGGAAGATCTGAGCGAGGCCAATGCCGCCCTTCAAACGCTCGGGGTGGATTTGCGTATCGTGCCGGACATCGCCGGAGCGGACTTGGTCCACTCCCATACTTGGTATGCCAACATGGCGGGCCACCTGGCGTCGCTGCTGCATGGCATCCCCCATGTCCTCAGCGCCCATAGCCTGGAGCCACTGAGGCCGTGGAAAGCGGAGCAGTTGGGCGGTGGCTACGCTCTGTCTTCGTGGGTTGAAAAGACTGCGTACGAGGCAGCGGCAGCCATCATCGCCGTCTCGGAGGGCATGCGGCAGGACATCCTGCGCAGCTATCCGAACGTGGACCCGGCCAAGGTCCGTGTGGTCCACAACGGCATCGACGTCGACATGTGGCAGCCGGACAACGGCGAGGACGCAATTCGCGCCCTGGGTATGGACCCGGACAAGCCCAGCGTGGTGTTCGTGGGGCGCAATACGCGACAGAAGGGCGTGCCCTATCTTCTGAAAGCGGCCGCAAGCTTGCCGGAAGACGTTCAGCTTGTCCTCTGCCTCGGGGCAGCGGATACCCCGGAACTCGCCGCGGAGACAGCCCGGCTGATCGAGGAACTTCAGGGCAAGCGCGAGGGTGTGCTGCTAATCGAGCGCATGCTTCCCCGCCACGAGCTCATCCAGGTCCTCAGCCATGCGACCGCCTTCGCTTGCCCGTCGATCTACGAGCCCCTCGGCATCGTCAACCTCGAGGCCATGGCGTGTGGTGCAGCCGTGGTGGCGAGTGCCACGGGAGGTATCCCCGAAGTGGTCCAGCCCGGTGAAACAGGCTTGCTCGTGGAGCTGGAGCAGGTCACGGATGGTACTGGAACGCCGTTGGATCCCGAGAAGTTCGTCGCACACTTTGCTGCCGCACTCAACGAGGTTGTGTCCGATCCCGCGCGGGCCAAGGTCATGGGCGCTGCGGGCCGGGTTCGGGCGGAGCAGCACTTCTCCTGGGAATCGATCACGGAAACGACCCTTGAGGTCTACCGCTCGGTCCTCGCCCCCTAG
- a CDS encoding acyl-CoA dehydrogenase gives MTEVVDRASSSREAAATAAAPVVDVTALGELLLGKWAHIRRTARDLAGRPEVHKIEGLTHSEHRKRVFGQLKYLVENNAVHRAFPASLGGSDDHGGNIAGFEELVTADPSLQIKAGVQWGLFGSAVMHLGTEEHQDRWLPGIMNLEIPGCFAMTETGHGSDVASIATTASYDEATQEFVINTPFRAAWKDYIGNAAVDGLAAVVFAQLVTRNVNHGVHAFYVQLRDPDTKEFMPGIGGEDDGLKGGLNGIDNGRLHFSDVRVPRTHLLNRYGNVSPEGEYTSPIASPGRRFFTMLGTLVQGRVSLDGAAVAASKVALTTAIRYATERRQFNAASPADEEVLLDYQRHQRRLFTRLATTFATSFAHEQLLEKFDDVFSGRHDTDADRQDLETLAAALKPMSTWHALDTLQECREACGGAGFLSENRFASLRADLDVYATFEGDNTVLLQLVAKRLLADYAKEFRNVDFGVLARFVVAQATDVAFHRTGLRQVAQFVADTGSVQKAALALRDEEGQRTLLTDRVQSMVAEIGSALKGANKLPQHQAAALFNQHQDELIDAAQAHAELLQWEAFTEALGKVTDPGTRQVLTWLRDLFGLSLIEKHLSWYLMNGRLSMQRGRTVGAYINRLLLKIRPHALDLVDSFGYGPEHLRAAIAFGAEKERQDEARSYFQAQRASGKAPSDEKTLLASKGKKYSPSSFRPK, from the coding sequence ATGACTGAAGTAGTGGACCGCGCCTCCTCCAGCCGGGAAGCTGCCGCAACGGCCGCCGCGCCCGTTGTTGACGTAACGGCACTTGGCGAATTGCTGCTGGGCAAGTGGGCCCACATCAGGCGCACCGCGCGCGACCTCGCCGGCCGCCCCGAGGTACACAAGATCGAAGGCCTGACGCATAGCGAACATCGCAAGCGTGTGTTCGGGCAGCTCAAGTACCTCGTCGAAAACAACGCTGTGCACCGGGCTTTCCCCGCAAGCCTAGGGGGCTCGGATGACCACGGCGGCAACATCGCAGGCTTCGAGGAACTCGTCACCGCCGATCCTTCACTCCAAATCAAAGCCGGCGTCCAGTGGGGGCTCTTCGGTTCGGCCGTCATGCACCTCGGCACGGAAGAACACCAGGACCGGTGGCTGCCCGGAATCATGAACCTCGAGATCCCCGGTTGCTTTGCCATGACCGAAACCGGCCATGGTTCCGATGTCGCCAGCATCGCCACCACGGCAAGCTATGACGAGGCCACCCAGGAGTTCGTCATCAACACGCCGTTCCGTGCCGCATGGAAGGACTACATCGGCAACGCAGCTGTGGATGGCCTCGCCGCCGTCGTGTTCGCCCAATTGGTGACCCGCAACGTCAACCACGGCGTGCACGCGTTCTATGTCCAGCTGAGAGACCCGGACACGAAAGAGTTCATGCCCGGCATCGGCGGCGAGGACGACGGCCTCAAAGGTGGCCTCAACGGCATCGACAATGGCCGCCTGCACTTCAGCGATGTCCGGGTACCACGCACACACCTGCTCAACCGCTACGGCAATGTCTCCCCCGAAGGCGAGTACACCTCCCCGATTGCCAGCCCGGGACGGCGCTTCTTTACGATGCTCGGCACCTTGGTGCAGGGGCGTGTCTCCCTCGACGGCGCTGCAGTGGCCGCCAGCAAGGTAGCCCTGACCACAGCCATCCGTTACGCCACCGAACGGCGGCAGTTCAACGCGGCCTCCCCCGCCGACGAAGAAGTCCTGCTGGACTACCAGCGGCATCAACGTCGGCTGTTCACCCGGCTGGCCACCACCTTTGCAACGAGCTTCGCACACGAGCAGCTGCTCGAGAAGTTCGACGACGTCTTCTCCGGCCGGCACGACACCGATGCCGACCGCCAAGACCTCGAGACCCTTGCAGCGGCCCTCAAGCCCATGAGCACCTGGCATGCCCTCGACACGCTCCAGGAGTGCCGCGAGGCATGTGGCGGCGCAGGGTTCCTCAGTGAAAACCGCTTTGCCTCGCTGCGCGCGGACCTGGATGTATACGCCACCTTCGAGGGCGACAACACAGTGCTTCTCCAGCTCGTCGCAAAACGGCTGCTGGCAGATTATGCCAAGGAGTTCCGCAACGTGGACTTTGGCGTGTTGGCCCGCTTCGTGGTTGCCCAAGCGACTGATGTGGCCTTCCACCGCACCGGGCTAAGGCAAGTGGCGCAGTTCGTGGCAGACACAGGATCCGTCCAGAAGGCAGCGCTGGCCCTACGCGATGAAGAAGGCCAACGCACGCTGCTGACCGATCGGGTCCAATCCATGGTCGCGGAGATCGGTTCGGCACTCAAGGGCGCGAACAAGCTTCCCCAGCACCAGGCCGCGGCATTGTTCAACCAACATCAGGACGAGCTGATAGATGCCGCCCAGGCACACGCCGAACTCCTGCAATGGGAAGCGTTCACCGAAGCCCTCGGCAAGGTCACGGATCCGGGCACCCGTCAGGTCCTGACATGGCTTCGCGATCTCTTTGGCCTCTCGCTCATCGAAAAGCACCTGTCCTGGTACCTCATGAACGGTCGCCTCTCCATGCAACGCGGGCGCACCGTGGGTGCCTACATCAACAGGCTGCTCCTCAAGATCCGTCCTCACGCACTCGACCTGGTCGATTCCTTCGGCTACGGCCCTGAACACCTGCGGGCGGCCATTGCGTTCGGAGCCGAGAAAGAGCGCCAGGACGAAGCCCGCAGCTATTTCCAGGCACAGCGGGCGAGCGGCAAGGCGCCCTCGGATGAGAAGACCTTGCTCGCTTCGAAGGGGAAGAAGTATTCGCCGTCGTCGTTTCGCCCCAAGTGA
- a CDS encoding TetR/AcrR family transcriptional regulator gives MPSLSLSADHDAGTPPPAGGEAPAVDGRAARWQSHREERRRELIKAARKAVHTLGSDASMEDIAAAASTSKSVYYRYFGDKAGLQQAMGEVVLGQMQRRMKEAAESAQTPREGLFAMVSAYLQMAESSPNVYAFITRLSPGEPSAQDAIAASGALGHFFESISAMIAQPMREHLGAEKEALIDYWPAAAIGLVRNAGEKWLSSPPSPARPEQQTMAARITDWLCVGIAPELKTNSR, from the coding sequence ATCCCGAGCCTATCGCTTTCCGCCGACCACGACGCCGGGACGCCGCCCCCCGCAGGCGGCGAGGCTCCCGCCGTCGACGGCCGTGCCGCCCGCTGGCAGAGCCACCGCGAAGAACGCCGCCGCGAGCTCATCAAAGCCGCCCGCAAGGCTGTCCACACATTGGGCAGCGACGCCTCGATGGAAGACATCGCCGCCGCCGCTAGCACCTCCAAGTCTGTGTACTACCGGTATTTCGGGGACAAAGCAGGCCTGCAACAGGCCATGGGTGAAGTAGTGCTCGGACAAATGCAACGGCGGATGAAGGAAGCAGCCGAAAGCGCGCAGACTCCGCGTGAGGGATTGTTCGCCATGGTCTCGGCTTACCTCCAAATGGCCGAATCCAGCCCCAACGTCTACGCGTTCATCACCCGGCTCTCCCCGGGAGAACCTTCGGCGCAGGACGCCATCGCCGCATCCGGCGCTTTGGGCCACTTCTTCGAATCAATCAGCGCCATGATCGCCCAACCCATGCGGGAACACCTCGGGGCTGAAAAAGAAGCCCTGATCGATTACTGGCCCGCTGCCGCTATCGGGCTCGTCCGCAATGCCGGCGAAAAATGGCTCTCCAGCCCTCCCTCCCCCGCGAGACCCGAACAGCAAACCATGGCGGCCCGGATCACGGACTGGCTGTGTGTGGGAATCGCCCCGGAACTCAAGACCAACTCCCGCTGA
- a CDS encoding acetyl-CoA C-acetyltransferase — protein MPEAAHSANAPQETPDGQGAFRKAVVIGGNRIPFARTGGAYTKSSNQDMLTAALDGLIARFGLQEERIGEVAAGAVLKHSRDFNLTREAVLGSALSAETPAYDLQQACATGLETVLGLANKIKLGQIDSAIAGGVDSASDAPIAVSEGLREILLDLNRAKSLPERLKVLSRLRPKDLAPDAPNTGEPRTGLSMGEHQALTTAHWKISREAQDELAFSSHHNLAAAYERGFFDDLVTPYRGLSRDSNLRPDTSMEKLATLKPVFGKSLGADATMTAGNSTPLTDGASTVLLGTAEWAGARGLPKLAVVVDGEAAAVDFVHGKDGLLMAPVFAVPRLLARNRLSFEDIDFFEIHEAFAGTVLSTLAAWEDEEFGRTRLGLEGALGKIDRAKLNVNGSSLAAGHPFAATGGRIVASLAKILHENGPVDGRPARGLISICAAGGQGVVAILEAYSAPEGR, from the coding sequence ATGCCTGAAGCAGCACATTCCGCGAACGCACCACAGGAAACCCCCGACGGACAGGGTGCATTCCGCAAAGCCGTGGTGATTGGCGGCAACCGGATCCCCTTCGCCCGCACCGGCGGCGCCTACACCAAGTCGTCCAACCAGGACATGCTGACGGCGGCGCTGGACGGGCTGATCGCACGTTTCGGGCTCCAGGAGGAGCGGATCGGTGAAGTGGCAGCCGGTGCTGTCTTGAAACACTCCCGCGACTTCAACCTGACCCGCGAAGCCGTGCTTGGATCGGCCCTTTCCGCGGAGACTCCCGCCTACGATCTCCAGCAGGCATGTGCCACCGGGCTCGAGACCGTCCTAGGCCTCGCCAATAAGATCAAGCTCGGCCAGATCGACTCGGCTATCGCTGGGGGTGTCGACTCTGCATCGGATGCCCCCATTGCCGTGAGCGAGGGCCTCCGAGAAATCCTGCTTGACCTCAATCGCGCCAAATCGCTGCCTGAGCGGCTCAAAGTCCTTTCGCGACTGCGTCCCAAGGACCTCGCTCCGGATGCCCCGAACACCGGCGAACCACGGACCGGCCTGTCCATGGGTGAACACCAGGCGCTCACCACGGCCCACTGGAAAATCAGCCGAGAGGCCCAGGATGAGCTTGCCTTCAGCAGCCACCACAACCTCGCCGCAGCCTACGAACGTGGCTTCTTTGATGACTTGGTGACTCCGTACCGCGGGCTGAGCCGCGATTCGAACCTCCGGCCCGATACGTCCATGGAGAAGCTGGCCACCCTCAAACCCGTCTTCGGCAAGAGTCTGGGGGCGGACGCCACCATGACGGCCGGTAACTCCACTCCGCTCACGGATGGCGCCTCCACGGTGCTCCTCGGCACGGCGGAATGGGCCGGCGCCCGGGGCCTGCCCAAACTGGCCGTCGTCGTCGACGGCGAAGCGGCCGCTGTCGATTTCGTCCACGGCAAGGACGGACTCCTCATGGCCCCTGTCTTCGCCGTGCCACGCCTCCTCGCCCGCAACAGGCTGTCCTTCGAGGACATCGACTTCTTCGAAATCCACGAAGCCTTTGCCGGCACGGTTCTGAGCACGCTCGCCGCGTGGGAAGACGAGGAATTCGGCCGTACCCGTCTGGGATTGGAGGGCGCTCTCGGCAAGATCGACCGAGCCAAGCTCAACGTCAACGGTTCATCCCTCGCCGCCGGCCATCCCTTTGCTGCCACCGGTGGACGGATCGTCGCGTCCCTGGCGAAAATTCTCCACGAGAACGGCCCGGTGGACGGCCGCCCCGCCCGCGGACTCATTTCCATTTGCGCAGCCGGGGGACAAGGCGTTGTGGCGATCCTCGAGGCCTACTCCGCTCCGGAAGGGCGGTAG